The following are encoded together in the Deltaproteobacteria bacterium genome:
- a CDS encoding FAD-dependent oxidoreductase: MKFRASELPLTPISLKNTISIRTGDWKYVEPFYEGKLAPCISACPVGTDITSCIALLAKEEFQEAAKLWKESNPFPGVCGRVCPRFCERECLRKNLGGSVKIHLLERFIGDLNIYVQNKIQKNGKKIAIVGSGPAGLACAYHLSRKGYEVTIFEKENLLGGLLRAIPSYRLPPEIVDKEIEGILKQGMDIEINKELGKDFSLEELKQKFDAICIATGLKERKLNIKGAKLSNVWSGREFLKLNKDIQNKKIAVIGGGDTAIDAARTALRRDSKVDIFYRRRMEDMPANPYEVEEAIEEGVDIKYLSEPLKIEKYNSFLRLFLKKKADEKDEFFISTDGVVIAIGEEREMVNNEIKDTFLCGDILTQKGTVSHAIGSGKEVASLIHEYFFGEETSTALPIAKFEDLNLDYFKEEYPPEEKKRDISQRIKDFDEVYQGLTKEEVIKEAKRCFGCGKCNGCDNCYVFCPDAAISKQDGKYIIDYDHCKGCGICMEECPRSVISMRRTEK, from the coding sequence ATGAAATTTCGCGCATCGGAACTGCCGCTTACTCCAATTTCTCTAAAAAATACAATTTCTATTAGAACAGGAGACTGGAAATATGTGGAGCCATTCTATGAAGGAAAATTAGCTCCCTGCATCTCTGCCTGTCCGGTGGGAACGGATATCACCAGTTGTATTGCCCTTTTAGCTAAAGAAGAATTTCAAGAAGCAGCTAAACTGTGGAAAGAAAGTAATCCCTTTCCTGGTGTGTGCGGCAGAGTATGTCCCAGATTTTGTGAGAGGGAATGTCTTCGTAAAAACTTAGGTGGAAGCGTAAAAATTCACCTTTTAGAAAGGTTCATTGGGGATTTAAATATTTATGTTCAAAACAAAATTCAGAAAAACGGGAAGAAAATAGCTATCGTAGGCTCTGGCCCGGCAGGACTTGCCTGTGCTTATCATCTTTCAAGAAAGGGATATGAAGTAACCATTTTTGAAAAAGAAAATCTTTTAGGAGGGCTCCTGCGCGCTATTCCCTCTTACCGATTACCTCCGGAAATTGTAGATAAAGAGATTGAAGGAATTTTAAAACAGGGAATGGATATAGAAATAAATAAAGAGTTGGGAAAAGATTTTTCCTTGGAAGAGTTAAAACAAAAATTTGATGCAATCTGTATAGCCACAGGACTGAAGGAAAGAAAGTTGAATATAAAAGGAGCGAAACTTTCTAATGTATGGAGTGGCAGAGAATTCTTAAAACTGAATAAGGATATACAAAACAAAAAGATTGCCGTAATCGGCGGCGGAGATACGGCTATAGATGCGGCGAGAACAGCTTTAAGAAGAGATTCAAAGGTTGATATCTTTTACAGACGGAGAATGGAAGATATGCCTGCTAATCCTTATGAAGTAGAAGAAGCCATAGAAGAAGGTGTTGATATAAAATACTTATCCGAACCTTTAAAAATAGAAAAATACAACTCTTTTCTCAGGCTTTTTTTAAAAAAGAAAGCAGATGAAAAAGACGAATTTTTCATCAGTACAGATGGAGTGGTGATAGCAATTGGCGAAGAGAGAGAAATGGTTAACAACGAAATAAAGGATACTTTTCTCTGCGGCGATATACTAACGCAAAAAGGAACAGTGTCTCATGCCATTGGTTCTGGTAAAGAGGTTGCTTCTTTAATTCATGAATACTTTTTTGGAGAAGAAACTTCTACTGCTTTACCTATTGCGAAGTTTGAAGACTTAAATTTAGATTATTTCAAGGAAGAGTATCCACCAGAAGAGAAAAAAAGAGATATATCTCAAAGGATAAAGGATTTTGATGAGGTATATCAGGGATTAACAAAAGAAGAGGTAATAAAAGAAGCAAAGAGATGTTTTGGTTGTGGAAAGTGCAATGGATGCGATAACTGTTATGTATTTTGTCCTGACGCAGCTATTTCTAAACAAGATGGGAAATACATTATAGATTATGACCATTGTAAGGGCTGTGGTATATGTATGGAAGAATGTCCCAGAAGTGTAATTTCCATGAGGAGAACAGAAAAATGA
- the sucC gene encoding ADP-forming succinate--CoA ligase subunit beta, with the protein MRLHEYQAKRIFLSYDISVPTGYVAFSPDDAWKIALEIGPPVVLKAQIHAGGRGLAGGVKIAKTADEAKEIASQILGKKLVTAQTGSQGIIVKRLLVEEAVNIDREIYFSIVVDRKTCKPAIIASSAGGMAIEEIAKNHPEQIITEPIEPIVGIMPYQIRRLSDFLGFDNNKKEAAHIFTTLYKIFVEKDCRLVETNPLVLCKNGSLMAIDAKMSIDEDALFRQKDMARLWDITQSDPSELEAQKHKLSFVRLDGNIGCMVNGAGLSMATMDLIKMHGGEPANFLDVGGKATPETIAKGFEIILNDPSVRAILVNIFGGIVRCDRVADGIIKAVQQVNVNVPVAIRLAGTNREEAISILKKAPFKFSVMDDLNEAAKEVVKLAKSA; encoded by the coding sequence ATAAGGTTACATGAATACCAGGCAAAGCGGATATTTTTATCCTATGACATTTCTGTTCCTACGGGATATGTTGCCTTTTCACCGGACGATGCCTGGAAAATAGCGTTGGAAATCGGTCCGCCTGTGGTTTTAAAGGCACAAATTCACGCTGGGGGAAGAGGATTGGCCGGTGGTGTAAAAATTGCCAAAACAGCAGATGAAGCAAAAGAAATCGCCTCTCAGATATTAGGAAAAAAATTGGTTACTGCACAAACAGGATCTCAGGGAATAATAGTAAAAAGATTGTTGGTGGAAGAAGCAGTAAATATAGATAGAGAAATATACTTCAGTATTGTCGTTGATAGAAAAACATGTAAGCCGGCAATTATTGCCTCATCTGCCGGTGGAATGGCGATTGAAGAAATTGCAAAAAATCATCCCGAACAGATTATTACTGAACCCATTGAACCAATAGTGGGCATTATGCCCTATCAAATAAGAAGATTAAGTGATTTCTTAGGATTTGATAATAATAAAAAAGAGGCAGCACATATCTTCACCACACTGTACAAAATATTTGTGGAAAAAGACTGTAGGTTAGTAGAGACCAATCCTTTAGTTCTGTGTAAAAATGGCAGTTTGATGGCCATAGATGCAAAGATGAGCATTGATGAAGATGCATTATTCAGACAAAAAGATATGGCAAGACTATGGGATATTACACAATCAGATCCGTCTGAGTTGGAAGCACAAAAACATAAACTGAGTTTTGTAAGATTAGATGGTAATATTGGCTGTATGGTGAATGGAGCAGGATTGTCTATGGCTACAATGGACCTCATAAAGATGCATGGAGGAGAACCAGCAAATTTCCTTGATGTTGGCGGCAAAGCAACACCAGAAACAATTGCCAAAGGTTTTGAAATAATATTAAATGATCCTTCAGTGCGAGCAATATTGGTAAACATATTCGGCGGCATTGTTAGATGCGATAGGGTAGCAGACGGAATCATAAAAGCTGTACAACAGGTTAATGTGAATGTACCAGTTGCAATACGGCTTGCAGGCACAAACAGAGAAGAAGCAATAAGTATATTAAAAAAAGCTCCATTTAAATTTTCAGTTATGGATGATTTAAATGAAGCAGCGAAAGAAGTCGTTAAGTTAGCAAAGAGTGCTTAG
- the porA gene encoding pyruvate ferredoxin oxidoreductase — MKKLLTGNYAASYGAILSRAEVISAYPITPQTQIVEKLSTMVAEGKLDAEFINVESERSALAVCMGASATGARAFTATSAQGLALMHELLHWAAGARLPLVLVNVNRAMAPGWTVWCDENDSLSQRDTGWIQLYCESNQEVLDTVIQAYKIAEKIMLPVMICMDGIFLSHTQEVVDVPEQEKVDRFLLPYKPPFSLDTSSPHAFGSLVPPHVYFEFRYKLQQAMDEAQTEIEKTGKEFGNTFGRDYGLLDEYLLNDAEVAIVALGTVCGTCRVAIDRLNEKGNKIGMLRIRTFRPLPKKKIIESLKDVKKIIIIDRNISYGHHGILHEEIKSAFYRKLNMPLFGFIAGLGGRDITPEDIEQMVNYTLKHEEPDTDILWWGVNK; from the coding sequence ATGAAAAAACTTCTTACCGGAAATTATGCTGCCTCTTACGGTGCCATACTATCCCGGGCAGAGGTTATCTCTGCTTACCCCATTACACCCCAGACCCAAATTGTAGAAAAACTATCTACTATGGTGGCAGAGGGAAAATTGGATGCCGAATTTATCAATGTAGAATCGGAACGCTCAGCCCTGGCAGTATGTATGGGTGCATCTGCAACAGGTGCCCGTGCATTTACGGCAACTTCAGCCCAGGGATTAGCTCTTATGCATGAACTTTTGCACTGGGCAGCAGGTGCACGTTTACCTTTGGTCTTGGTTAATGTCAACCGGGCAATGGCTCCTGGCTGGACAGTATGGTGTGATGAAAACGACAGCCTGTCGCAGAGAGATACGGGTTGGATACAGCTTTATTGTGAAAGTAATCAGGAAGTATTAGATACGGTTATTCAAGCCTACAAAATTGCAGAAAAGATTATGTTACCGGTGATGATTTGTATGGACGGTATATTTCTATCTCATACCCAGGAGGTAGTGGATGTTCCAGAGCAAGAAAAAGTAGACAGGTTTCTTCTCCCTTACAAGCCACCGTTTTCCCTGGACACATCTTCTCCTCATGCCTTTGGCAGTCTTGTGCCCCCTCATGTTTATTTTGAGTTTCGCTACAAATTGCAGCAGGCGATGGATGAGGCGCAAACAGAAATTGAGAAAACAGGCAAAGAATTTGGAAATACATTTGGAAGAGATTATGGACTTTTGGATGAATATCTCCTGAATGATGCAGAGGTAGCTATTGTTGCTTTAGGAACAGTGTGCGGAACATGCAGAGTAGCAATAGATAGATTAAATGAAAAAGGAAACAAGATCGGAATGCTCAGAATAAGAACATTTAGACCATTGCCTAAGAAAAAAATAATAGAGAGTTTAAAAGATGTAAAAAAGATTATTATAATAGACAGAAACATTTCCTACGGTCACCATGGTATTTTACACGAGGAGATAAAATCCGCATTTTATAGAAAACTAAATATGCCCCTGTTTGGTTTTATTGCCGGGTTAGGGGGTAGAGACATTACGCCCGAAGATATCGAACAGATGGTAAACTACACATTGAAACATGAAGAGCCAGATACAGACATTCTATGGTGGGGAGTAAATAAATGA
- a CDS encoding polysaccharide deacetylase family protein has protein sequence MAVAVLCYHRISPKDDGEAMPLDVFYWQMKFIKRFFNHLTADDLNEKKSKGVVITFDDGYVDNFIYAYPILKKLGLKAILFLATSRINKHTILRKTLFDYWDGKINFNELFIPSGMDKANKEFLKNGTSSEFLSYEEIYNMRDVFSIQSHTHLHVRHFCSHKLIGFYNPSLKIKHSWSLPYALEEEKLFYGLPIFPMKSVVSSRRFFVKDEVKRAAAGFAEDASLKNNWQRELRRVINNFSSLGHYETEQERIKRTEEELSKSKKIIESSFNSKVNHLSWPFGEYDDIAVRLAKKTGYKFCYTTEKGYFSSHSNPLFVPRIHPHKKKLIFARQLITYSSSFFTKINKKIKSFS, from the coding sequence ATGGCTGTAGCTGTTCTCTGTTACCACAGGATAAGTCCGAAGGACGATGGTGAAGCAATGCCTTTAGATGTATTCTACTGGCAGATGAAGTTTATAAAACGCTTTTTTAATCATCTTACAGCAGATGATCTAAATGAGAAAAAATCAAAAGGCGTTGTTATTACCTTTGATGATGGATATGTGGATAATTTCATCTATGCCTATCCTATTTTAAAGAAATTAGGGTTGAAGGCAATATTATTTTTAGCCACTTCTCGCATCAACAAACATACAATTTTAAGGAAGACATTGTTTGATTACTGGGATGGGAAAATAAATTTTAATGAACTATTTATTCCCTCTGGTATGGATAAGGCGAATAAAGAATTTTTAAAAAACGGAACATCATCAGAGTTTCTCTCCTATGAGGAGATTTACAACATGAGAGATGTATTCAGCATTCAATCCCATACCCACCTTCATGTAAGACACTTTTGTTCTCATAAGCTCATAGGTTTCTACAACCCTTCTCTTAAGATTAAACATAGCTGGTCACTTCCCTATGCATTGGAAGAAGAAAAGCTATTTTATGGTTTGCCCATTTTCCCCATGAAAAGTGTTGTTTCCTCCAGAAGATTTTTTGTAAAGGATGAGGTAAAAAGAGCAGCTGCAGGTTTTGCAGAAGATGCATCTTTAAAAAACAACTGGCAAAGAGAATTAAGAAGGGTGATAAATAATTTTTCATCCCTCGGTCATTATGAAACAGAGCAAGAAAGAATCAAAAGAACAGAGGAAGAACTTTCTAAATCAAAGAAGATAATAGAATCATCTTTTAATTCAAAAGTAAATCATTTAAGCTGGCCATTTGGTGAATACGATGACATAGCGGTAAGGCTGGCAAAGAAGACAGGTTATAAATTTTGCTATACAACAGAAAAGGGGTATTTTTCTTCGCATTCAAATCCATTATTTGTTCCTCGCATACATCCCCATAAAAAGAAACTCATCTTTGCAAGACAGCTTATCACCTATAGCTCTTCCTTTTTTACAAAGATAAATAAGAAGATCAAGTCCTTCTCATAA
- a CDS encoding glycosyltransferase family 2 protein, translating to MKILVSVITPTYNRKELLSRAIKSLLKQTYTNFESIVVDDASSDNTKQVVKSFADERISYIRLSKNKGALGAKNEGIRKARGKIITFLDSDDEFLPDALEKIVDAFNFLKEAKAIFFDCINENGKITGKWTVKNTFVTFPEHLCRKIYGEFLPALRREVFEKEMFNEEMRSNEKEFFARVLKRYGKIHYVPEVCRIYHQEAPHRITGKEHIFKNSLQTACDLKIFIDEFKQDFLRLCPERFYYYTYTIGKNYLLGGENKKARYFFKQCLHHHLNLRVLTKWILTFGGSSIYRYYFMRRT from the coding sequence ATGAAGATATTGGTAAGCGTTATTACACCCACCTACAATAGAAAAGAGCTGCTTTCCCGTGCTATAAAAAGTCTGCTCAAACAAACCTATACAAATTTTGAATCTATTGTTGTAGATGATGCTTCAAGTGATAATACAAAACAGGTCGTAAAAAGTTTCGCCGATGAGAGGATAAGTTATATTCGTCTATCTAAAAATAAAGGAGCTTTGGGTGCAAAGAATGAAGGCATAAGAAAAGCAAGGGGAAAAATCATTACATTTCTGGATAGTGATGATGAATTTTTGCCCGATGCCTTGGAAAAGATTGTAGATGCATTCAATTTTCTAAAAGAGGCAAAGGCTATATTCTTTGATTGTATAAATGAAAATGGAAAAATTACAGGAAAATGGACAGTAAAAAACACATTTGTTACATTTCCAGAGCATTTGTGCAGAAAGATATATGGTGAATTTTTGCCTGCCTTAAGGAGAGAGGTATTTGAAAAAGAGATGTTCAATGAAGAGATGAGAAGCAACGAAAAAGAATTTTTCGCAAGGGTGTTAAAGAGATACGGAAAAATCCATTATGTTCCTGAGGTATGCAGGATATATCATCAAGAAGCACCCCATCGCATCACGGGGAAAGAACACATCTTTAAAAATTCACTACAGACCGCTTGTGACCTAAAGATATTCATAGATGAGTTCAAGCAGGATTTCTTGAGACTCTGTCCCGAGAGATTTTATTATTATACTTATACCATAGGGAAAAACTATTTGTTAGGAGGGGAAAATAAAAAAGCACGATATTTCTTCAAACAATGTCTGCATCACCATTTAAATCTAAGGGTTTTAACAAAATGGATACTCACCTTTGGTGGCAGCAGTATCTATAGATATTATTTTATGAGAAGGACTTGA
- a CDS encoding pyruvate synthase subunit beta, producing MKIFTIPEEENMNSGHVACPGCASALSMRFALKALGRETILTVPACCWSVIDGPFPYSAVKVPLFHIAFGTTAAFASGIKAALKMKNKKANVVVWCGDGEAFDIGFQTLSGAAERKENIIFVCYDNEGYMNTGIQRSSATPIKAWTTTTPQKYPKQEFKKDLMEIFAAHRIPYAATATVAFPEDMIRKFSKAKEIEGLKLIHILSPCPPGWKFPENLTIKISRLAVETGIFPLYEIEHGEKYTINHIPKWLPVEDYLKKQGRFSHLTGKDYQEKKASVEKKWLELREKSKSLEKIPKLSNN from the coding sequence ATGAAAATATTTACCATACCCGAAGAAGAAAATATGAACTCGGGGCATGTCGCCTGTCCAGGGTGTGCCTCTGCGTTGTCAATGAGGTTTGCTTTAAAAGCATTGGGAAGAGAAACTATCCTCACCGTTCCTGCCTGCTGCTGGTCTGTTATAGATGGTCCTTTTCCTTATTCTGCGGTAAAAGTGCCTTTATTTCATATTGCTTTCGGCACAACTGCAGCCTTTGCTTCCGGCATCAAAGCCGCTTTAAAAATGAAGAATAAAAAAGCCAATGTCGTGGTATGGTGTGGAGATGGAGAGGCATTTGATATAGGTTTCCAAACCTTATCTGGGGCTGCAGAGAGAAAGGAGAATATTATCTTTGTATGTTATGATAATGAAGGCTATATGAATACGGGAATCCAACGCTCTTCTGCTACACCAATAAAAGCCTGGACAACTACTACTCCCCAAAAATATCCTAAACAGGAATTTAAAAAAGATTTAATGGAGATCTTTGCTGCCCATAGGATTCCCTATGCCGCAACAGCGACGGTGGCTTTTCCTGAAGATATGATAAGAAAATTTTCTAAAGCCAAAGAAATAGAAGGATTAAAACTTATTCATATTCTTTCTCCATGCCCCCCAGGGTGGAAATTTCCAGAGAACCTTACTATAAAAATTTCTCGTTTGGCTGTAGAAACAGGGATTTTTCCACTTTATGAAATAGAGCACGGTGAAAAGTATACGATAAACCATATACCAAAGTGGTTACCAGTAGAGGACTATTTGAAGAAGCAAGGAAGGTTTTCTCATCTAACAGGAAAGGATTACCAAGAAAAAAAAGCATCTGTTGAAAAAAAATGGCTTGAGCTTAGAGAAAAATCTAAATCTCTTGAAAAAATTCCAAAATTAAGTAATAATTAA
- the sucD gene encoding succinate--CoA ligase subunit alpha, whose protein sequence is MSVCVNESTKVVVQGITGKEGNFHAFQCKQYGTQVVAGVTPGKEGEEVAGIPVFNTVKKAVEETKANTSLIFVPPPFAMDSVLEAIDAGIKTVVCITEGIPIMDMVKVRTVVKAEGVTFIGPNTPGIITAGEAKLGIMPGFIFKKGSVGIMSRSGTLLYEVADQVTKSGLGESTALGIGGDPIIGTDYIYWVKLFEEDPQTKAIFIIGEIGGMMEEETAEFIKSNIKKPVFAFISGRTAPPGKRMGHAGAIIMGGKGGAETKIKALRKAGVTVIENITEVGKIMKEKMSKG, encoded by the coding sequence ATGTCTGTATGTGTTAATGAATCAACAAAAGTAGTAGTGCAAGGTATAACAGGAAAAGAGGGAAATTTTCACGCTTTTCAGTGTAAACAATATGGCACTCAAGTTGTGGCAGGTGTTACCCCGGGAAAGGAAGGAGAAGAAGTGGCTGGCATTCCTGTATTCAACACGGTGAAAAAGGCAGTTGAAGAAACGAAAGCAAATACTTCACTTATTTTTGTACCACCGCCATTTGCGATGGACTCAGTACTGGAAGCAATAGACGCAGGAATAAAGACTGTTGTGTGTATTACAGAAGGAATACCTATAATGGATATGGTAAAGGTAAGAACGGTGGTGAAAGCAGAAGGAGTTACATTTATCGGTCCTAATACGCCAGGCATCATTACTGCAGGCGAGGCAAAATTAGGCATTATGCCAGGATTCATATTTAAAAAAGGCTCTGTAGGTATAATGTCAAGAAGTGGAACACTGCTTTACGAAGTTGCGGATCAGGTAACAAAATCAGGGTTAGGAGAATCTACTGCTTTAGGTATAGGAGGAGATCCGATTATAGGCACAGATTATATATACTGGGTGAAATTGTTTGAAGAAGACCCTCAGACCAAAGCCATCTTTATTATTGGAGAAATAGGTGGAATGATGGAGGAAGAAACAGCAGAATTTATAAAGTCAAACATTAAAAAACCTGTTTTTGCATTTATTTCTGGAAGGACTGCGCCACCCGGGAAAAGAATGGGTCACGCAGGAGCAATTATTATGGGTGGCAAGGGTGGTGCAGAGACAAAGATTAAAGCTTTAAGAAAAGCAGGTGTAACAGTTATAGAAAACATTACAGAAGTGGGTAAAATAATGAAGGAGAAAATGAGTAAAGGTTAA
- a CDS encoding 2-oxoacid:acceptor oxidoreductase family protein, with protein sequence MMEVRIHGRGGQGAVVASQILALAAMKEGKYVQSFPEFGVERRGATVEAFVRIADKKINERCKIYHPHYVVVMDPALVNIVDVTEGIRENGWVLINTSKTPTDFSFHANVTTIDAFSIATEKELGSHGHPIVNTTILGAFVKIAPVVNIKTLVEAIKESISSNTEKNVEAALAAYDKVKI encoded by the coding sequence ATGATGGAAGTTAGAATTCACGGAAGAGGGGGACAGGGAGCGGTTGTCGCATCTCAAATTCTTGCTTTAGCAGCAATGAAAGAAGGCAAATATGTGCAATCCTTTCCGGAGTTTGGTGTGGAGAGAAGGGGTGCCACGGTAGAGGCATTTGTAAGGATAGCAGATAAAAAGATAAATGAAAGATGCAAGATATATCATCCTCACTATGTAGTTGTCATGGACCCTGCACTTGTAAACATAGTTGATGTAACTGAAGGTATAAGGGAAAACGGATGGGTACTCATAAATACAAGTAAAACACCTACGGATTTCTCTTTTCATGCCAATGTAACTACGATAGATGCTTTTTCTATCGCCACTGAAAAAGAATTGGGCTCACATGGGCATCCCATTGTAAATACCACTATTTTAGGAGCATTTGTAAAGATAGCCCCGGTTGTTAACATCAAAACCCTGGTAGAAGCAATAAAGGAAAGTATTTCTTCAAATACAGAAAAAAATGTAGAAGCGGCGTTAGCTGCCTATGATAAGGTAAAAATATGA
- a CDS encoding UvrD-helicase domain-containing protein, translating to MVDLCNPEENIAVLASAGTGKTYSLISRLIALLYKGVGYEEILVITFSNSAICDIRRKLRERIENIVRGEDDELLTVLDNDREKARGKIQLILNNLYKCGFSLNISTVHSFFSSVIGLFPFEAGRLPGYRIVEESEVKRYLREIIDTLFENAEKNEILQESIEKLYGFHHSVSLNVKKFLLDLMEELYMREIDIKERYHEFPSDPYLHALCFSFFSFLRSWEELKQKRNIVTFHDMEVLVHNLFQKSIDKDYFYFRLDGRVKHLLIDEFQDISVIQWKILEPLVEEITSGIGTKEEKGSLFYVGDTKQSIYRFRGGEAGLFHHVEKRFKGKIKTISLDKNYRSSKRIVNFVNNLFLRLLDDYASQEAVIDEEGYVEVNRFETREEVINQTVEKAKELIRRGQEVAILTRTGRMINDICKIFDEQNIPYIAEGKLFLLDVPEVRNIMNALYFLPQQDEYYKYGLCTKKIESLTPKVNHISLNALILKIVEQAGESVTDNIAMLLDIAADYERENPPLLLLFLQYLEENRERFYIQHPEHRKTIRLSTIHKAKGLEFDAVILPETDFSLGLDPRKNKFIFSYDDNFTFRGIYKMHTKKEREKLPNLREIFEEENEKCIQEELNILYVALTRAKYELYISGYGKKGKTWFNEINRYINIPFRDGIKEKWSKAKKIEEKNYCEPLNKIWWGGMEKVEEILGERETRLFGKIIHAFLEMINTEDDFGRLDEIEKKIKSRFLFVSDNLWKQARKTIEDFLNGKIAQFIFSQSGRNELSVCMKDKTYIVDRVIEGKKILIFDYKTETFSRENIDKHRAKMHSYKKLFRTLHPSYLVETFLVFIREKKIVKV from the coding sequence ATGGTAGATTTGTGTAATCCTGAAGAAAATATTGCCGTTTTAGCTTCTGCTGGTACAGGGAAGACATATTCCCTCATCTCTCGCCTCATTGCTTTACTTTATAAAGGTGTGGGATATGAGGAAATTTTGGTGATTACCTTCTCCAATAGTGCTATCTGTGATATTCGCAGGAAACTTAGAGAGAGAATTGAAAATATTGTAAGAGGGGAAGATGATGAGCTATTAACTGTTTTGGATAATGACAGGGAAAAAGCAAGAGGTAAAATACAACTTATATTAAATAATTTATATAAATGTGGATTTTCTTTGAATATCTCTACTGTGCACAGCTTCTTTTCTTCAGTTATAGGTTTATTTCCCTTTGAGGCAGGTAGATTGCCTGGATACAGAATTGTTGAGGAAAGTGAAGTAAAGAGATATTTGAGAGAAATAATAGATACACTGTTCGAAAACGCGGAGAAGAATGAAATATTGCAGGAATCCATAGAAAAACTGTATGGTTTTCATCATTCTGTTAGCTTGAATGTTAAGAAATTCCTGCTTGATTTGATGGAAGAGTTGTACATGAGGGAAATAGATATAAAAGAGCGATATCATGAATTTCCTTCTGATCCCTATCTTCATGCTTTGTGTTTTTCATTCTTTTCTTTTTTGCGTTCATGGGAAGAATTAAAACAAAAGAGGAACATTGTAACCTTCCACGATATGGAGGTTTTGGTTCACAACCTTTTTCAAAAGAGTATAGATAAAGACTATTTTTACTTTCGCTTAGACGGAAGAGTAAAGCATCTTTTGATTGATGAATTTCAAGATATTAGTGTTATCCAATGGAAGATATTAGAACCACTGGTAGAAGAGATTACATCGGGCATAGGCACTAAGGAAGAAAAGGGAAGCCTGTTTTATGTGGGGGATACAAAGCAATCCATATATAGATTTAGAGGTGGAGAAGCAGGACTATTCCACCATGTAGAGAAAAGATTTAAGGGAAAGATTAAAACTATTTCACTGGATAAAAATTACAGAAGTTCAAAAAGGATAGTGAATTTTGTAAACAACCTATTTCTCCGTTTACTTGATGATTACGCATCTCAGGAGGCAGTAATAGATGAAGAAGGATATGTAGAGGTAAACAGATTTGAAACAAGAGAAGAGGTTATAAATCAAACCGTGGAAAAAGCAAAGGAGCTTATAAGGCGTGGACAAGAGGTGGCAATATTAACCAGAACAGGTAGGATGATCAATGATATATGTAAGATATTTGACGAACAAAACATACCTTATATTGCAGAGGGAAAACTGTTTTTATTGGATGTGCCGGAGGTAAGAAATATAATGAATGCTTTATATTTTTTACCTCAACAAGATGAATATTACAAATATGGACTTTGTACAAAAAAAATTGAGTCTCTTACGCCTAAGGTTAACCATATTTCTCTAAATGCATTGATTTTGAAAATTGTGGAACAAGCAGGAGAATCGGTTACTGATAATATTGCTATGCTTTTAGACATAGCAGCAGATTATGAAAGAGAAAATCCACCGTTGCTTTTGTTATTCCTGCAATATTTAGAGGAAAACAGAGAGAGGTTTTATATCCAGCATCCAGAACACCGAAAGACAATCAGGCTTTCAACGATACATAAGGCGAAGGGATTGGAATTTGATGCGGTGATTCTGCCTGAGACAGACTTCAGTTTGGGTTTGGATCCACGCAAGAATAAATTTATTTTTTCCTATGATGACAATTTTACATTTCGGGGAATATATAAGATGCATACCAAGAAAGAGAGAGAGAAATTGCCAAACTTAAGAGAAATATTTGAGGAAGAAAATGAAAAATGTATTCAAGAGGAATTAAATATTCTGTATGTTGCTTTAACCCGAGCCAAATATGAATTGTATATCTCGGGTTACGGGAAAAAAGGTAAAACCTGGTTTAACGAAATTAATAGGTATATAAATATACCCTTTAGAGATGGAATAAAAGAAAAATGGTCTAAGGCTAAAAAAATAGAGGAAAAGAATTATTGTGAACCACTAAACAAGATATGGTGGGGTGGTATGGAAAAGGTGGAAGAAATTTTGGGCGAAAGAGAAACTCGTCTATTCGGGAAAATAATCCATGCCTTTTTAGAGATGATAAATACAGAAGATGATTTTGGAAGATTGGATGAAATAGAAAAGAAAATAAAGAGCCGGTTTTTATTTGTCTCAGATAATTTGTGGAAACAAGCAAGAAAAACGATAGAAGATTTTTTAAACGGCAAAATAGCACAGTTTATCTTCTCCCAATCCGGAAGAAATGAACTATCTGTTTGCATGAAAGATAAAACATACATTGTTGATCGCGTAATAGAAGGCAAAAAGATTCTTATCTTTGACTACAAAACAGAAACCTTCAGCAGAGAAAACATAGATAAGCACAGAGCGAAGATGCACAGTTACAAAAAACTCTTCCGCACCTTACATCCCTCCTATTTAGTGGAAACTTTTCTGGTATTTATCAGAGAGAAAAAGATAGTAAAAGTTTAA